TACTGGGGTCTGGGTATGTGAAAAGAAACGTGGGTTGTGGATAGGCCGATGAGATCAATATGTTTATCTGCGTATATTAGCTAGAGATCAACATGTCTATGAAGTCAGCCGTATTATGTTTACTCAGATTTATTTCACTCATATGGGTTATTATTTCGTGCTTTACACCATATAAGTAgtgatttctaaaatattaataataaatacttaaCAATAGGGACTCTGACAAGATGATATTTGAGCGCttacaaaaagaatttgaagctGCTAGAGCATCTCAGAatcaaggtaatttttctgTTTCGTTTTCCGAGATTGTCTTTACTTTCACTTGTTAATTTGGCATGGTATCAGATAAATAAGAGGAGTTAGATAGGATTAGGAAGTTAAGTGGCTTTTCAccctcttttttgtttgttgcgCAGAAATATATTTGGATGGTGAACAATGGAATGATGGACTTTTAGCAACAATAAGAGAGCGGGTATGACATcaaatcatgaaattttattttgatttcttttttcatatttcacattcattttagaaaattaaaaggatGATTGACGCCCAAAGTTAGTCTATGCATATCCAATACATTGATTAATGTTGTAGATGATTAATGCTTATTGTACTGTCCTCCTTCATCAGGTTCATATGGAGGCAGAGAGAAAAGCCATGCCTGAGGATGCCGATATGTTGCCACTGGAAAAAATCACCTATAAAGTTGGAAATAAGGTACGTTTTCTTTGTCTATGCAGTTTTATGGTTCTTTCGAATTCCAAGATGTATGTGGGATTTGGGAATGTGAGAACTGTTGACTGAAAGGGTTCTTAAGAACTTTTCCTGGGCAAGTTCAGAGGGAACAATTCGATGTGAGAGTCCATTAGATTTAAGGCTTCTCTTTGGAGTTTAGTTTCCAACTTTTTTTCAAGcgtggtttatttatttttaaattaattcctGCAAgaggagtttttttttataatcctTGTGATTTTGTGGGTTGATACCTTGTCTCCGGTTATATTTTACTCCTTTGAGTTATTAATGAAAGTGTTTTCCTTtgtaaaacaattatttactAAACGTGAATAGCTGTTCTAGATGATAGCATGCCATTGATGTACGGAAGAAATTATTTTCAGACGGtgcatttaaatttgaatatgagCATGGTTTTGGTTGAACAGGTTATTTGCTGCTTGGAAGGTGCGAGGATTGGCATACAATATGAGACATCTTTCGCAGGTAATTTGATTCTTTCACGtaattttctttgatatttaactcgtgaaacaaaataaaaatctgtAATAGCCATTGGTTTTGATCCATGCTATGATTCTTtcagcaaaagaaaaagaaaatgaatgttGTGTATGAGTCTGATACTTGTATTAATTCTGAAATATGATGACATGGTTATTTTAGACCCCATGATCAGTAAGATTTTACTTAATCAACACAAGTATGCGCATACAGATTTTTGCAGACCTTTGCTTGTTTAAGTTGAATTAGTAGAACTCCAATTATAATTGAAAGCTACTGCATACGTCAATTTTCTGGGGTATAATCTTGACTCAGAATCTTTATGTGTTGAAAAAATGCTCATATTTAGTGTCCTGAATTCCACAGTTCAGAGGGTTTTTTATTCCAACaaatttgtgtttatattAAACATGAGAGGTACCAACACACAGAGTCCCCTCTCAAAAACACAGTAGAACAATCCACATAATTGATAGTCCTGATAGTGTTGCTTTTTTTCCCTCCATTCTCCTGGTTTGCTCTCCTCTCTAGCGGGATGTAGATagagggggagagagagagagtgataTGGAGAGAGTCAGATAGAGAGTAAGATGAGGGGAGAGAGGCAAAAAGAGAGTGAGAGTGTGAGATGGAATGAACTAAGAGATGGAGAGGtaggaaaaatggaagagagaggGAGACATATATTAGAAGTTTGAGGGGGTGAAAGCCTTACAACaatcatattattatatataaactaattaattactGAAGCATTGAGGCGCTGTGCTTCAGCACTTCATCAAGTGTGTTCCATATAAAAGGGTCCTTGCCTATTCAAGGGGAGGCACCCTGGAGGCTTAGATGAAAAGTGGTTCTCGATGAGAGCTTTTGTGGGCcactttcatttttgtatgttGTTTAGAAACTTGAACCTAATGCTACAGTAAATATTGTGGTTCATATTTTGGGTGTGCTCCTCTAACTTCATGCTTTCATGTAGCTACGGAACTTGAATTTTATGTGAGCGAGTATATGTATCATGCGTGCTAGTATGTGGGCTTGAATTGCACAGAACTcctattacatttttttcttgttgtagggaaatttgaattttatgtatgGTAAATATTTTGACCATTGAACTGCTTAATGCTATTGATTTTTACTTTGGTGGTATGATCATTCATTATGTTATTCACgattgtaaaatattttttgccTTGTGAGTAAAATGATCTAGTTGAATAATTTGCAGGTGAGCCCTGTGAACTTTACCATTGCGTGCTTGAAAGCAAGTCATTTCTTGAAAAGATGACTGTCCTAGAGCACACAATTCCGTTCTTTCTGCCAGTACGAGAATCTGAGAACGATCTTCTCTCCTCTAATGCAATGGTAGAGTTGGTTGCCTGGATTTGCTTTGATGATTTGAGACTAGTgcaaataaattgattttgacaCGTCATCTCTGATGGTTTGATCCTGCagaaatttattgattatattGGAGAACTTTTGCAGGCCTATGTGGATAGAAGGGAACAGgtaagaaataagaaaattatcttTCCACAATGACTTGAGATTTTTAAACTTAGCATACTGTTGCCTACGCATAGCAGACTCCTGTGCATGTTCATGTGAAGATAGCGTTAAAGTAGAATTATTATCCCAGTAATTGGTTTACCATTTAGTATGAGAAGGTCAAAATCATCACACATGGACAAACATTACtagaaaaattagaattttctAGGATGCTTTTAACCTTTTCTTGGCAAATAGAAATGTTGGCATTACCTGATCTGTTGGTTATGCTTTAGTACACCAACTTCTTTCGGTTATGATTGTAGGAGAGAATTTTATGTTGTCGTGCACAACCTATAAGAACTCGTACTTAAGAGTTCTTAATTGTATAGCtacgaaaaaagaaaaaaaaaaaaaaaagcttgaaTGGAAGCAAGCTTTCCAGCTTGCCactaattgaaaaagaaagtctaAATCTTGGGGCTTCTTCGACTTGAATTTGTTCTTTGGTCTGGTactattattatcattatttgaTGAGCATTTGgtatgaataaaattaaaataaaaaatggaggaaaaaacACTCCTCACTTGCGTAAAGACTTACAAAAGACACCGCCACCAATGATTTTTATACCAATATCAATCATTTTGCGAAATTCAAAGTTCATGTCTACTGAGTTCGAGATTGATACCTCCTGAAGCACCTTTAACCGGCAGGACCAGAATTGAGATAGAAGCAGAAACCACATGAAAGAGGAAAATCTTGATATCCTCGATTTATTCTGAAATTGCgtacaactttatttttatgtaatgCATAAAACTTGGGAAGTTACTGGaaaagatgatgaatttgtAGAATGGTGAACCATCCTTGTGTTTTCTTGTGGTCTCTGGTTTTCagttttgttcttgcttgaaattatgttttattgtAGGTTGCATCTTCTGTACTCACAAGGAGAAGTTTTACATTTGTGTTCATAAATCTTTCAGGTTCGGCTTATCAAGGAGTTGTATGGAAACCAGATCAGAGAGTTGTATCATAGCCTTCCATTCCATATGATTGAATTTGTGCTCGATGATTCTGACTGGTTAGTGCACTTAACTCAGTTTGATAGATTGAGTTTAACTCTCTTTATCTTCGGCTATACACCATAAACCGTTTTcctataaatgttttaaagaaaatgtaaacTGAAATTCTCAATACATTTACTTAGGCTCTGATAGTTAAATTTACGAAAAGGAGATTATTCTTAGTCAAATTCAAAAGATGAAAACATATTTTctgaaaactatttttttttttcaaaatttttctgGGATTGTGATGAtgtcttttatatatataactatgattattttaaaatcaaagtGGTTATCTAACTGGACCTTAACATCTAGTTTAACTTAAGacttttgtgtttgtttccAGCACGGTGACTGTGAGTCTGAGGTATGCTGATCTTATCTCTGTGCTGCCGACTAAAATAAGTGTGCTTGCATGGCCAATGCCtcagatgaagaaaaataccgcaaattcatcatcatcaacccTGAGcatcaaaaaggaaaatggaggAGGAAC
The nucleotide sequence above comes from Cucurbita pepo subsp. pepo cultivar mu-cu-16 chromosome LG11, ASM280686v2, whole genome shotgun sequence. Encoded proteins:
- the LOC111805418 gene encoding uncharacterized protein LOC111805418, producing MESDIEESIKKKVRRNPHAGESSRKSGLQDEDIRLETTRARFSNVLKRHSELTERLSRDSDKMIFERLQKEFEAARASQNQEIYLDGEQWNDGLLATIRERVHMEAERKAMPEDADMLPLEKITYKVGNKVICCLEGARIGIQYETSFAGEPCELYHCVLESKSFLEKMTVLEHTIPFFLPVRESENDLLSSNAMKFIDYIGELLQAYVDRREQVRLIKELYGNQIRELYHSLPFHMIEFVLDDSDCTVTVSLRYADLISVLPTKISVLAWPMPQMKKNTANSSSSTLSIKKENGGGTVSHPIPARLSYAEDALRTMSLPEAYAEIVLNLPQAIQQMFPPKPQSS